The following nucleotide sequence is from Gemmatimonadaceae bacterium.
ACGTGCGCCCCAGGAACTCGGGGTGCTGGTACCCGTTCTTGAAGACCGGCTCGAGGTCGAAGAGCCGAGCGATGACGGCGTTGATCTGGTCGGCGAGGGCGGGGAAGGTCTTGGCGAGCAAGCCGAGCTGCTGCTTCTCGAAGCTTGAGTAGACGACGATGGAGCCTGAGGTGCCGAGATCATGCAACAGCACCTCGGTCATGTAGAGACGCCAGTCGCCGTCGGCCGGCGCGAGGTATTCCATGTGCGTGACCGCGGCGCCGGGGGCGTCCTGCCGGTGCAGCGAGTACTGGAACGGCACCATCTGGTACGGCTCGCACTCCTCAAACCACGGGAACGGCGGCGACACCGACTCGAAGTCGAGATACCGCACGGGCCACTGCACCTGGTCGAGGATGCGGAGCCCGTCGGCATTCACGGTGGGCACGCCGGCCTGCAGCACCTCCACCACGCGACGCTGGTTGTCGGTGAGTTCCACGTTCGCCGGGAGACGCGAGATGCGCTCGTACTGCTTGAGCGCCTCGAACTTCTTCTCGGTGATGCGCGGAATCATGAACAGCGGGTCGGGGATGCCGCGCCCCACGCACTGGGTGTCGAAGTACTCGCACTTGCGGCAGGCGAAGATCAGCTCCGGCGTGGGACGCTCGTCGGCCGCCACCCTGGCGTACACGTCGTCGGCGATCGCCGCGAACTCCGCGGCGCGCGCGTTCACCAGTTCGCTGATGTCCACCGCGTGGAACGGCTCGGCGGTGCCGTTCAGCCGATACTCGCCGTTGATGAGCACCAGCAGCGATCGCGCCACCCTGATCCCCGCTCCCGCTGCCACCATCCGCGTGTACGCGAGGTCGTCCACATACTCGGCGTCCACCTTCTCGTCCGGCTTGAACTTTCCCGACTTGATCTCGATGAGATCCCACTCGATGCCGTGCCGGCGAATGGCGTCGGCGCGGGCGACGAGTCCGTTCCACACGAAGGTGGTCTCGAAGAGCAACTGCTGCGACGCATCGGCGACGTACGCCTGCGTGTCTTCCATGGCCGCCTCGAGGGGAGTACGCCGCAGCATCACGCCGTCGCCCAGCCAGATGCGGGCGCGCTCGTGCACGTGTGCGCCCACCCAGAAGCGCCACTGCAATCCGGGGCCGGGCACTTCGTCGGGGGCGTGGTGCAGGTACCAGCCCTGGGTGCGGCAGGTGACACCGGCGAGGAAGGCGCGCTTGGCGATGCGAGTGGTCATGGGCATCGAGGCAAAGGTCGGAATCGAAACGTCGGGTGCGTGATGCTACACGAAGCGCCGGAAATGGGCGCGCAGTTGCGTGATCCACGCGTCGTCGAGCTCGACGGCGCGGGCTTCGGTTTCCCACGTGGCCAGCGCGCTCTCCACGTCGGCGATGATGTCGGCGCCGTCGCGCCGCACATCGAATTGACCGCCGATGGTCAGCAAGTCGTCACGCGAAAAGTCCTCCACCTTGCCGTTGGCGCGCATCTGGTGCGTGCGCGTCCAGTTGCTTCCCACTGCCCAGGTGACATCGAAGGCCGGCGCCAGGCGCCACGTGCCGTGCTCGTCCATGAGGAACGCGAGGTTCTTCACGTGATCGTCCTGGTTGCGCGCCGCGAGGTTGAAGACCATACGCCGGTAGGCCTGCTCGATGTCGGGCTGGTCCATGCCGAGGTCGCGGATGGCCCGGAAGTAGTCTTCGTACGACGATACGCCCGGCTGGCGATAGTCGGAGTGCAGCAGGCCGCCCAGGCTGTGCAGGTGCAGGCGCGCGTCGCCCACGCGATCGAACCGCCGCACCATGAAGTGCGCGTAGCCCCGTTCGTGCAGCAGGTGCGTCTCGGGCATTTCGATGCCGGCTCGGCGCGCCATCTGGGCGTACGCGTACTCAGTGCGGCCATAGGGGCCCGGCGCATCCTGCTTTCGCGCCACCGGTCCGCCGCCGCCGTCCGACACGCCGTCGAACTTCAGCAGCCAATGCTCGTCGCCGGCCTTGCGTGGCGCGAACGCCGACTTGAGTCGCGTGAGCGCCGGATTCCAGAGCACCAGCGCCTTGGCGCGGGCGCCGCCCGCCGAGGCGGAGACGCGAATCATCTCCGGAATGGCGATGTGGGGATCGCCGTCCACCAGTCGCCGGGCATCTTCCCAGAGGGCGCGAATCTCGAGCGCATCGTCGGCGGCCCGCGTGCGCCGCTCGATCGCGGGCCGAAACTCGAGCGCGCCCATGGCGCGGTTGCCGAGGTACAGGAGTTTCTGCACCGGACTGAGCGCTTGGTTGGGACGCTTGACGCGATCGAAGTACGCGCGGATGGCCGTCGTGCCGAAGGCATCGGGGAGACAGTCGGCCAGCACACCGGGGAGTCCGGCGAACGACTCCGTGCGGCGCAGCTCGGGGAACGTTCGCGGGCCTTCCGTCGCGAGCGGCAGATGGACCGGCGAGATCTCGAGACCGGAGCGACGAAACGCCGGCGTGTATTCGAACGTGATCTCGCCGGTCGCGTCCTCGGCGACGGCTCCGACTTCCTGGTCCCACAGGAAGATCTTCGCGACCGCGTAGTCGTCGGGGACCGGGCGACGGCGCGTACGGCGGCGCACGGGTTCCTGATCGCTCACGGCTTGGCCGGTGGGTCTTGTGGCGCGCGCGGCTTGCGGGCGCGCTGGCGCTCGTGACCGCCGAAGTGCGCGAGCGCGAGCGGCGAGACTGTGGGCGCCGGGAGGAAGTTGTCGAGCGCCTCCACCTGGTCGAGGGCGCGGAGAATGCGCACGACCGTCTCCATGGTGGTGTTCTCGCCGTGTTCGGCGCGCGTCACGCTCATCACGCTGAGGCCGGCCGCCCGGGCGACATCGGCAACGGTTCGATTCTGTCGCAGCCGCAGTCGTTGGAGGCGCGCGCCGAGCAGCGTGAGAATCTCGTCGGTGGTACCGCTCCTCGTGATCCTATTCATGGTATGATCGGGTGACGATTTATGAAGTATAATATAACTCTTTTGATTCATAATGGCGTCTAATTCGAATAAAACAACTTATATGATGCTATATAGTACAATCGTGCGCTACGCCAATCGATATGTTTGTATGATAATATAACATTTGTTATAGATAAACATCATCCTATATGTTAGCTATGCATATAAGATAGTTTAACATACTAACTATGTGCAAGATCTCTGAGTGGCGACTGATTATAGCCGGATGATATTGCGCTCTCTAAATATCCGGATAATATTTAGTGCACTCTCAGGCCTGAAGGTGTGCAATGTCTGACCAGCTCCCGACTTACACCGCCTTCCTCTCCAACCGCCGCCTCGCGCACGGCCCGCTGGCCGACGTGGCCATCGCGGTGAAACGAGCCGAGTCGGCGGTGCCGGTGCTGATCTTTGATGATGGCACCGGCCGGCAGCTCGACGTGGACACGCGCGGATCGGACGACGAGATCCGCGCGCGGTACGCGCCGTCGCCCGCGCCGCCGCGCGGGCGCGGGCGCCCCAAGCTAGGCGTGGTGCCGCGCGAAGTGACGCTGCTGCCGCGTCATTGGGAATGGCTCAACGCGCAGCAGGGCGGCGCGTCGGTCACGCTGCGGCGCCTGGTGGATGAAGCGCGGCGTGCGAGCGGCGATGCACATGTGACGAAGGCCGCGCACGAGCGCGCCTATCATTTCATGTACGCCATCGCCGGCGACTTCACCAACTATGAAGAAGCCACCCGCGCCCTCTTCGCCAACGATCGCGCGCGCCTGGAAGAACTCACGCAGGGATGGCCGCCCGACATTCGCGCGCATGCGCTGATGCTCGCGTTCGCCGCCGACTTTGTGACGTAGGTAGTAGCATCTGCCGGGAAGACCGTTCATGTTGAATTAGTCCCCCCAACCCGAGGTGTCCGGGCCATGACATTTCCCATTCGTACCGCCGCCGCGGCCATTGTCGCTGCCGTCGTTGCCGCCGCTCCCGCCGCCCGCGCCCAAACGGACACCAACGCCGAGCTCCCGATGCTCGGCGGGTGGACGGGCCAGTTCCGCGAGGTGCTGATGACGCAGAACTCGCGCAACGCCGGCGGCCTGACCGGACGCATCAGCGGCACCGTCACCATGCAGCCGGTGCACGAAAGCGGACTCGACCTCTACTCGATCGTGATCCTGGTCTCCACCACCACCCCCGACGACGAACTCGAGTGGGGTGTGTCGATGGGACGCTGCGGCTCGAAGCTCATCATGGTGGAGCACGCCAACCAGCTCCCCGGCTTCGTCACCCGCTCCGGCGGCGACGGCGAAGTGCGCCACAAGACGATGCTCAACCTCAACGCGCAGGCGAGCTATCAGGTGGGGCTGTTCCGCAACGGGCACGCGCAGCAGCACATGATTGCATGCGCGAATCTCAAGTACGACGCCCGCATGCGGTGAATACGACAGAGTACGACGGAGTACGACAGAGACCGGCAGTCACTGCCGGTCTCTGTCGTCTTCTGTCGCATTCTGTCGTACTCCGCCGTTACGGCAACGCCGTCTTCGGCGCCCGTGACGGCTTGGTTCCGTTGATACGCGGGCGCGGACCGTTGCCGACTT
It contains:
- a CDS encoding type II toxin-antitoxin system HipA family toxin, whose protein sequence is MSDQEPVRRRTRRRPVPDDYAVAKIFLWDQEVGAVAEDATGEITFEYTPAFRRSGLEISPVHLPLATEGPRTFPELRRTESFAGLPGVLADCLPDAFGTTAIRAYFDRVKRPNQALSPVQKLLYLGNRAMGALEFRPAIERRTRAADDALEIRALWEDARRLVDGDPHIAIPEMIRVSASAGGARAKALVLWNPALTRLKSAFAPRKAGDEHWLLKFDGVSDGGGGPVARKQDAPGPYGRTEYAYAQMARRAGIEMPETHLLHERGYAHFMVRRFDRVGDARLHLHSLGGLLHSDYRQPGVSSYEDYFRAIRDLGMDQPDIEQAYRRMVFNLAARNQDDHVKNLAFLMDEHGTWRLAPAFDVTWAVGSNWTRTHQMRANGKVEDFSRDDLLTIGGQFDVRRDGADIIADVESALATWETEARAVELDDAWITQLRAHFRRFV
- a CDS encoding DUF2239 family protein, with protein sequence MSDQLPTYTAFLSNRRLAHGPLADVAIAVKRAESAVPVLIFDDGTGRQLDVDTRGSDDEIRARYAPSPAPPRGRGRPKLGVVPREVTLLPRHWEWLNAQQGGASVTLRRLVDEARRASGDAHVTKAAHERAYHFMYAIAGDFTNYEEATRALFANDRARLEELTQGWPPDIRAHALMLAFAADFVT
- a CDS encoding helix-turn-helix transcriptional regulator, coding for MNRITRSGTTDEILTLLGARLQRLRLRQNRTVADVARAAGLSVMSVTRAEHGENTTMETVVRILRALDQVEALDNFLPAPTVSPLALAHFGGHERQRARKPRAPQDPPAKP
- a CDS encoding DUF2779 domain-containing protein, which codes for MTTRIAKRAFLAGVTCRTQGWYLHHAPDEVPGPGLQWRFWVGAHVHERARIWLGDGVMLRRTPLEAAMEDTQAYVADASQQLLFETTFVWNGLVARADAIRRHGIEWDLIEIKSGKFKPDEKVDAEYVDDLAYTRMVAAGAGIRVARSLLVLINGEYRLNGTAEPFHAVDISELVNARAAEFAAIADDVYARVAADERPTPELIFACRKCEYFDTQCVGRGIPDPLFMIPRITEKKFEALKQYERISRLPANVELTDNQRRVVEVLQAGVPTVNADGLRILDQVQWPVRYLDFESVSPPFPWFEECEPYQMVPFQYSLHRQDAPGAAVTHMEYLAPADGDWRLYMTEVLLHDLGTSGSIVVYSSFEKQQLGLLAKTFPALADQINAVIARLFDLEPVFKNGYQHPEFLGRTSIKKVLPVMVPELSYKSLPVNNGDDALGVFGLMRVKVMDEELVPAKREQLLRYCELDTLAMVRLHEATARLRGGG